The sequence CAGACTTTCAGTGTTCGTGAACGGAAAAGGCCGCCCCTTTCAGGCGGCCTGTCCCGGGCGGGGGAGGCCCCTCAGCACTGCTTGGGGTTGGCGCAGGCGCCCGTGCCATCGGACGGGGAGCCCACACACGACCCGACGATCCGGATGGGGAAGGTCGCCTCGTTCGACTCCACCGTGGTGCCCCCGGACGTCTTGCCCTTGAGCTTCACGGTCACGTACAGCGTGCTGCCCTCCGCCAGGTTGGGCACCTTCGCCTTCGCGCCGCTGGCGATCAGATCCAGGACGAGCACGCTGTCGGCAGCCCCCACCTGAATGAAGAAGGAGATGGGCAGGCTCTCGTCGTCGAAGCTGATCGCGGGCTTCTGGTTCTCGGCCCGGTAGCTGAAGATGATCTCTTCGCCGTAGAAATCATTGCGCTCGCCGGAGTTGCTGGGCTTGGCCGGCAGGGACGACGCGATGGTGAAGCTCGTGACGAACCTGTCGGAGCCGGCCTGCAGGGAGCCCGTGATTGGGGCGAGATCCGTGCGCTGGGAACAGTCAGGCCCCACCGGGGTGGAACCCAGGATCATGATGGCTTCGTTCCCGTTGACACAGGCCGAGGCACCCATCGTGAGTGCCGCGATTAGCAACAAACGCTTCATCGAAGTGAACTCCATGAAGAGGGCTCCCGGTTACAGCGACTGAGCAATGGTCTGCCGGTTGAGGATCCGGGGCGTGATGAAGATCAGCAGCTCCTGCCGGTCGTCACGCTCCAGGTTCTGGCGGAAGAAGAAACCCAACACCGGGATCTTCGAGAAGAACGGAATCGCGGAGGTGTTCGTACCGCCCCGGCGCACATAGATACCGCCGATGACCGTGGTGTCGCCATCCTTGACGAGCACCTGCGTGTTCGCCTCCTTGCGCTGAATGGCGGGCTGGCCGTTGGCACCCGAGTTCGCCTGGTCCGGCTGGTTGTTCTGGGCCACGATGCTCATCAGGACGCTGCCATCCTGGGTGATGTGCGGGGTGACTTCCAGCGACAGCCGCGCCTCCACGAAGGTGGTGTTCGCGCCGTTGGCGGAGGTCTGGCTGAAGGGAATGGACACACCCTGGCTGATGCGCGCGGTGTTGTTGTCGAGCGTCGTCACCTTGGGCGCGGAGATGGTCTTCACATAACCCTCGGTCTCCGCGGCGGAGAGGCGCAGGTTGAGTCCCAGCGCCCCGCCGGCCGAGCCAAAGGTGAAGCCGATGGCGCCACCGCCGCCCAGACCCGTCGCCGCCGGCAGGTTGACGGCGAAGCCCGGGTCTCCCGAGAAGTTACCGGGGGCCGCGCCGCCCGCGGAGCCGAAGACGCCGAACGAGTTGGGGAAGATGAGCCCCGTGGCGTTGCCCGTGGCCGCGCTCGCCTGGCCCCGGCCACCCCACTGCACACCGATGGACCGGGAGAACGAGGTCGTCGCCTCCACGATGCGGCTCTCGATCAGCACCTGCGGGGTCTGCGTGTCCAGGTTGCGCACGAGCGCCCGGGCCTTCTCGATGTTGGCGCGCACATCCTTCACGATGAGGACGTTGGTGCGGGCATCCACCGTCACCGAACCCCGGTCCGACAGGATGTCCTTCACCCGCGCCTGCATGTCATTGGCCACGGCGTAGTTCACCGGGATGAGGTTGACGAGCAGGTCCTCCTGCTGCTGCATCGACTTGCGGCGCTCCTGCAGCAGCCGCGCCTCCTCTTCCAGCGTCTTCAGGGGGGCGATGCGGACGATGTTGCCGACCTCCTCCTTGCCCAGGCTCTTGGTGCGCAGGATGAGGTCCAGCGCCTGATCCCAGGGCACGTTGCGCAGGCGGATCGTCACCTTGCCGCTCACGTCGTCAGCGACCACGATGTTCTTCTTGGAGATCTCCGCGATGACGCGCAGCAGGTTCTGGATCTCGATGTCCTTGAACTCGAAGGAGACCCGCTTGCCGCGGTAGCGGGCCTGCTGGGGCGCGCCCTCGGCGGCGTAGGACGGGGCCTCGGCGGAGAAGCCTGCGGTGCGCTGGGACACGGCCACCTGCTCCGTCTTCACCCCCTGCACCGACAGGTTCCAGCTCAGCGTCCCCGAGCCCTGGGTCACCGACTCGTCGATGGCCCCATCCGCGGCCACCACCACGCGCACGCGGTGCCCCTCGCCGGGGACCGAGAAGGCGCTGATCATCTTCACCGGCGTCTCCAGCGCGCTGGTGTCCAGGCTGCGCTCGAGCCGGCGCGGAAGCTTCGCGTTCTCCAGCGTCAGCACCGCGCTGCGCGGATCCGGACGGTCCACCTTCCACGTCACGGCGCTGGACAGCTTGAGCTGCACGCGGCCACCGGCGTCGCTCTCGTCGAAGGTGAGCTCCTTGACGTCGGCCACGGCGGCCTGGGCGGCGCCCGGCGCCGCGGGGGCAGGCAGCAGGGGCGCGCTCTCGGCCAGCCGCTCCTGGGGCTCCGGCTGCGCCGCGGGGGCCGGCTTGCGCGCGACCGCCGCGCCCAGCACCACCTCCAGGCCGCGCGCGGCCCGGTCCACCCGGTAGGCCGGCATGCCCTGGCGCACATCCATCACCAGGCGGACCTTCTCGGCGTGCGCGCCCACGCGCACGGCCTTCAGGGCTCCGACGCGCACGCGCGGGGCGCGGGCCTCCAGGCCCACCCCGTACACATCCACCGCCAGCCGCGGCGGATCCGCCAGCTCCAGCACCTCGTAGCGGGAGATCTCCCCGTCGGTGCGGATGGCCAGGGTGTCCCGGGCGAAGGTGATGCCGGTGATGGCGCGGGCCGGATGGGCGACCTCGCGCTCATCCGCCTCGGCGGCCACCACGTTCTCGGCCAGCGCCGGGGCCTGGGGCTTGACCGGCTCCGCGGCGGGCGCGGGCTCCACGGCGGGCGTGGGCGCGGGGGCTTGCGCCACGGCCGGGGCGGCCTGCGGGGCGGACGGCGCCGGGGCCACCTCGGCGGTGGCCTTCGGCTCCGAGGCCCCGTCCACCGAGATGACGACGCGGTTGCCGTCGGCGCGTACGTCGTACTGAGAGGCCTTGTCCAGGGCGACCAGGACGCGGCCCACGCTGGCGCGCTCGTCGGAGAACTGCGAGGCGACGATGCCCGTCACGGGCCCCGTGCCATTGTGATGGCCCTTGATGCCTGTGGCGTCCGCCGAGGAGAGGTCCACCACCAGCCGCTCCGGCCCACTGAGCCGGAAGACCGTGAAGGTAGGGGGACGTGTCCCAGCAACGACCACCTGTGCTCCGGACCCTGTTTGAACGACCTTCAGGTCCCGCAGCGTGTTGAGTTCAGCGCCTTCGGCGTTGGCACCCGCGATGGCGGCCGACAGCACAGCCGCTATCACCCACTTGCCCCTCGTCACATCGCTCTTTCCGAGCATGCTACCCCTCTACAAGTTGTAATCGGGCCGAGCTGCCAACCCGAAGTGCTACTCGCCCCAGTTTCTGCCCTGCATCAGGTCATACGCTGGGTCCCGCTTATTGTCCTGCTTGAGCTGGAGGCTCACCGGGTTGGGGATGACTTTCCCCTCCGTCGGGATGTACTCGGTCACCGTCACCGAGTCCCGGAGGATCTGCGTCACCCGGCCGCCCTGGCGGCCCATGCGCGCGTTGCGCCGGACGATGTGGCCCCGGCCCACGGGGTCCTCCACCATGGCAATCGGATTGGCATCCCCGGTGACGACCGCCACCAGCTTGAGCTGGTCGAGATCAAACGCGCACAGCGGCTCGCTGCAGGCCGAGACCTGCACGTTCTGCTGCGACGGCCCCAGCTCCTCGAGGGGGCTGCGGAACGGATCCCGCTTGCCGACGGGGTTGTACGTATAAGTCACGGAGGACTCGATGACCGTCTCCTTCGGCGTCTCCGCCGCCGCGGCAGGAGCCGCCGCCTTGGACGCGGTGGGCTTGGCGGCCCGGGCCGGGGCACTGTCCCCGCCACATGCCACCACCGTGAGCGCCAGCGCAGCCGTGGTCATCTTGAACTTGAGCGTCTTCATCCTCTGGATCCTCGTTCTCGCCCTACTTCTTGGGCGACGCAACTTTCTTGCCCGTTTGCTTGGAATCGGCCACCGGCTTCTGCTCCACGAACCGGAAGGTGGTGGCCACGAAGGAACTCTCGAGAATGACCTTCTCGTTCTTGATCGTCGGCTTATCGAGCTTGATGCCGTTCACGTTGACGATGCGGCGCATGTTCGCGATCTCCTGCATGAACATGGCGATCTCGTGGTAGTTGCCGCTCACGGTCATCTTGAGCGGGATCCGGGCGAAGAACTCGCCGCCGCCCACGGACTCCTTGCCCGGCTCCACGCGGGAGATCTCCAGGCCGGACTTCTTGCCGATGTCGTTGATCTGGGCGAGC is a genomic window of Stigmatella erecta containing:
- the pilQ gene encoding type IV pilus secretin PilQ: MLGKSDVTRGKWVIAAVLSAAIAGANAEGAELNTLRDLKVVQTGSGAQVVVAGTRPPTFTVFRLSGPERLVVDLSSADATGIKGHHNGTGPVTGIVASQFSDERASVGRVLVALDKASQYDVRADGNRVVISVDGASEPKATAEVAPAPSAPQAAPAVAQAPAPTPAVEPAPAAEPVKPQAPALAENVVAAEADEREVAHPARAITGITFARDTLAIRTDGEISRYEVLELADPPRLAVDVYGVGLEARAPRVRVGALKAVRVGAHAEKVRLVMDVRQGMPAYRVDRAARGLEVVLGAAVARKPAPAAQPEPQERLAESAPLLPAPAAPGAAQAAVADVKELTFDESDAGGRVQLKLSSAVTWKVDRPDPRSAVLTLENAKLPRRLERSLDTSALETPVKMISAFSVPGEGHRVRVVVAADGAIDESVTQGSGTLSWNLSVQGVKTEQVAVSQRTAGFSAEAPSYAAEGAPQQARYRGKRVSFEFKDIEIQNLLRVIAEISKKNIVVADDVSGKVTIRLRNVPWDQALDLILRTKSLGKEEVGNIVRIAPLKTLEEEARLLQERRKSMQQQEDLLVNLIPVNYAVANDMQARVKDILSDRGSVTVDARTNVLIVKDVRANIEKARALVRNLDTQTPQVLIESRIVEATTSFSRSIGVQWGGRGQASAATGNATGLIFPNSFGVFGSAGGAAPGNFSGDPGFAVNLPAATGLGGGGAIGFTFGSAGGALGLNLRLSAAETEGYVKTISAPKVTTLDNNTARISQGVSIPFSQTSANGANTTFVEARLSLEVTPHITQDGSVLMSIVAQNNQPDQANSGANGQPAIQRKEANTQVLVKDGDTTVIGGIYVRRGGTNTSAIPFFSKIPVLGFFFRQNLERDDRQELLIFITPRILNRQTIAQSL
- a CDS encoding pilus assembly protein PilP, with translation MKTLKFKMTTAALALTVVACGGDSAPARAAKPTASKAAAPAAAAETPKETVIESSVTYTYNPVGKRDPFRSPLEELGPSQQNVQVSACSEPLCAFDLDQLKLVAVVTGDANPIAMVEDPVGRGHIVRRNARMGRQGGRVTQILRDSVTVTEYIPTEGKVIPNPVSLQLKQDNKRDPAYDLMQGRNWGE
- a CDS encoding type 4a pilus biogenesis protein PilO, which encodes MEQYLDKIAKAPAGVKYGGLAGVVVLLTVANYFGLVQPTEAQIKKQVEQRRKLDLDLAEKSEIAQNLNERRRELDVLDQKLAEALTELPEKRDLDELLAQINDIGKKSGLEISRVEPGKESVGGGEFFARIPLKMTVSGNYHEIAMFMQEIANMRRIVNVNGIKLDKPTIKNEKVILESSFVATTFRFVEQKPVADSKQTGKKVASPKK